The proteins below come from a single Miscanthus floridulus cultivar M001 chromosome 1, ASM1932011v1, whole genome shotgun sequence genomic window:
- the LOC136459231 gene encoding uncharacterized protein: MALNTLYNAIDSKVFEQIKDCERASEAWKRLEKTYEGTPAVKSAKLYILKDKLTSFKMKDDESIPEMFHRLQVIINDLKALGEKVQDDDFFHWFLMCLPPRFETLRLIIIRGGLKDITPNQVLGDIMTQETYRMERERVDQEEKKDGDKKKKSVAFKASTSSKSKDKAKKEESSDHEDASDIDDEAMDLFVPMFGKFMKKKGYGTRKKRNNYKNKDQVRRCFRCKSKDHILVDCPYNSDNEENEKKKEKKENKEKKEKKMSFKKKKKGGSYVVTWDSDASSDSDDSSDDENTSKKKAHASIAINNKPSLFDTPSCFMAKSTKVQSNDECDSESDDDEEYSKEVLMDMMEQAHECLDLNRKECKDLRKKCKSLEQAFDEFNATHERLKEAYEKLGKAHSKLEKAHSSLLEQDKNEHFHFYLIN; this comes from the exons ATGGCTCTCAACACCCTATACAATGCaattgattcaaaggtgtttgagcaaatcaaagattgtgagAGAGCAAGTGAAGCatggaagagattggagaaaacatatgagggcacaccagcggtcAAGAGTGCAAagctatacatcctcaaggacaagttaacAAGTtttaagatgaaagatgatgagagcattccggagatgttccatagattgcaagtaattatcaatgatctcaaggcTTTGGGTGAGAAAGTGCAAGATGATGATTTCTTCCACTGGTTcttgatgtgtttacctcctagatttgagaccttgagattgatcatcataagaggaggattaaaggatataacccctaaccaagtactaggtgacatcatgacacaagagacataccgtatgGAAAGGGAGCGGGTTGACCAAGAGGAGAAAAAGGATGgtgataagaagaagaaaagtgtggcattcaaggctagcaccTCATCCAAGAGCAAGGACAAAGCTAAGAAAGAAGAATCTAGTgatcatgaagatgctagtgacattgatgatgaagccatggatcTCTTTGTGCCCatgtttggcaagttcatgaagaagaagggctatggtacaAGAAAGAAAAGGAACAACTATAAGAACAAAGATCAAGTGAGAAGATGCTTTAGATGCAAGAGCAAGGATCACATCTTGGtggattgtccatacaatagtgacaatgaagagaatgagaagaagaaagagaagaaggaaaacaaagaaaagaaggagaagaagatgtcctttaagaagaagaagaagggtggctcCTATGTGgtgacttgggatagtgatgcttcttcggatagtgatgactcgagtgatgatGAGAATACATCCAAGAAGAAGGCACATGCaagtatcgccatcaacaacaagccttctctctttgacactccatcatgcttcatggctaagtccactaaggtacaatccaaTGATGAGTGTGATAGTGAgagcgatgatgatgaagagtACTCAAAGGAGGTCCTCATGGACATGATGGAACAAGCTCATGAGTGTCTTGATCTAAATAGGAAGGAGTGCAAAGACTTACGTAAGAAATGTAAATCTCttgagcaagcctttgatgagtttaatgctactcatgagaggctaaaggaagcctatgaaaagcttggcaaagctcactctaagcttgaaaaggctcactcctctctcctagaGCAAGACAAGAATGAG cacttccacttctacctcatcaactag